From the genome of Phreatobacter cathodiphilus, one region includes:
- a CDS encoding DoxX family protein: MSDFTPNFDVRRPMDAVRVLCGLFYIPHVIGKITGYAGTVAFFAKAGFHPPAFFVLLAMVMEAVCAIGLILGVGTKYLGVVSAGLLAVAAYAIVATRGLGWFWAGGGIEYLAFWGFMSLAVAADAWQREPGLFGLFARPAHA, from the coding sequence ATGTCCGATTTCACTCCGAATTTTGACGTCAGGCGTCCGATGGATGCCGTCCGTGTTCTTTGCGGCCTGTTCTACATTCCTCATGTCATCGGCAAGATCACCGGCTATGCCGGCACGGTCGCCTTCTTCGCCAAGGCGGGCTTCCATCCGCCGGCCTTCTTCGTGCTCCTCGCCATGGTGATGGAAGCCGTCTGCGCTATCGGCCTGATCTTGGGCGTCGGCACGAAGTATCTCGGCGTCGTCTCCGCGGGCCTTCTGGCGGTGGCCGCCTATGCCATCGTGGCGACCCGCGGCCTCGGCTGGTTCTGGGCCGGCGGCGGCATCGAGTATCTCGCCTTCTGGGGCTTCATGTCCCTGGCGGTGGCGGCCGATGCCTGGCAGCGCGAGCCCGGCCTGTTCGGCCTCTTCGCCCGCCCCGCCCACGCCTGA
- a CDS encoding glutathione S-transferase family protein, protein MILYHCLSARSFRPLWTLEEMGLPYELKVLPFPPRAFAKDYFDVNVLGTVPFLVDGDTRMSESAAICEYLAVRHGPTPLAVRPDEPDYGLWLNWLHQSDATLTFPQALVLRYGRFEPPERRQPQVADDYAKWFHGRMRMLDAHLTQHEWLAGGRFTVADIAVGYALMLAEVIGLARDFQPQTAAYWQRLKARDGYRRALAAQGKAAAEQGVKPGF, encoded by the coding sequence ATGATCCTCTATCACTGCCTGTCCGCCCGTTCCTTCCGGCCGCTCTGGACGCTGGAGGAAATGGGCCTTCCCTACGAGCTGAAGGTGCTGCCCTTTCCGCCGCGGGCCTTCGCCAAGGACTATTTCGACGTCAACGTGCTGGGCACCGTGCCCTTCCTCGTCGACGGCGACACCCGCATGAGCGAATCCGCGGCGATCTGCGAATATCTCGCCGTGCGCCACGGGCCGACGCCTCTGGCAGTGAGGCCGGACGAGCCCGACTACGGCCTCTGGCTCAACTGGCTGCACCAGAGCGACGCGACGCTGACCTTCCCGCAGGCCCTGGTGCTGCGCTACGGCCGGTTCGAGCCGCCGGAGCGCCGCCAGCCGCAGGTCGCCGATGACTATGCCAAATGGTTCCACGGGCGGATGCGCATGCTCGACGCCCATCTCACGCAGCACGAATGGCTGGCCGGCGGCCGGTTCACCGTGGCCGACATCGCGGTGGGCTATGCGCTGATGCTGGCCGAGGTAATCGGCCTCGCGAGGGACTTCCAGCCGCAGACGGCCGCCTACTGGCAGCGCCTCAAGGCCCGCGACGGCTATCGTCGCGCGCTCGCCGCGCAGGGGAAGGCTGCCGCGGAACAGGGCGTGAAACCGGGCTTCTGA
- a CDS encoding acyl-CoA carboxylase subunit beta, whose protein sequence is MAVIETRIAPTGEAFAANRAAMLALLARTGALEERARRASAAAGPRFHERGQLLPRERIGLLLDPGAPFLELCALSGYLMDSADPEKSVPGSGVIAGIGFVSGVRCMISASDSGIDAGALQPMGLEKQLRVQELALENRLPFIQLVESAGANLLRYRVEHFVHGGQIFRNLARLSAAGLPVITVTHGSSTAGGAYQTGLSDYIVMVRGRTRAFLAGPPLLKAATGEIASEEDLGGAEMHTTVSGLGDYLAEDDRDALRIAREIVASLDWNRDPAPRERDFAAPLHDAEELLGIMPADLKRPVDMREVIARIVDGSNFLAFGEGFGPATVCGHATIEGHPVGIITNNGPLDPAGANKATHFIQACCQSQTPILYLNNTTGFMVGRAYEEAGMIKHGSKMIQAVTNATVPQITLYCGASYGAGNYGMCGRGFHPRFCFSWPNARTAVMGAEQAAETMAIVTRAGAARRGKEADEAQIAAMKAQITELFESQMDVFTTSARLLDDGVIDPRDTRAVLAEALATCREAARRQTVPMQFSVARP, encoded by the coding sequence ATGGCCGTGATCGAGACCCGCATCGCCCCGACCGGCGAGGCTTTCGCCGCCAACCGGGCGGCCATGCTCGCCCTGCTCGCCCGCACCGGCGCCCTCGAGGAGCGCGCCCGCCGCGCCTCCGCCGCCGCAGGCCCCAGGTTCCACGAGCGCGGCCAGCTCCTGCCGCGCGAGCGAATCGGCCTTCTGCTCGACCCCGGCGCGCCCTTCCTCGAACTCTGCGCGCTGTCCGGCTACCTGATGGACAGCGCCGACCCTGAGAAGAGCGTGCCCGGCAGCGGCGTCATCGCCGGCATCGGCTTCGTCTCCGGCGTGCGCTGCATGATTTCGGCCTCCGATTCCGGCATCGATGCCGGGGCGCTCCAGCCGATGGGCCTCGAAAAGCAGCTCCGCGTCCAGGAGCTTGCCCTGGAGAACCGGCTGCCCTTCATCCAGCTCGTCGAGAGCGCCGGCGCCAACCTGCTGCGCTACCGGGTCGAGCATTTCGTCCATGGCGGCCAGATCTTCCGCAACCTCGCTCGCCTGTCGGCGGCGGGCCTGCCGGTGATCACCGTCACCCACGGCTCTTCGACCGCCGGCGGTGCCTACCAGACCGGCCTCTCCGACTACATCGTCATGGTGCGCGGCCGCACCCGCGCCTTCCTCGCGGGGCCGCCCCTTCTAAAGGCCGCCACCGGCGAGATAGCCTCGGAAGAGGATCTCGGCGGCGCCGAGATGCACACCACCGTCTCCGGCCTCGGCGACTATCTCGCCGAGGACGACCGCGACGCCCTGCGCATCGCCCGCGAGATCGTCGCCTCCCTCGACTGGAATCGGGACCCCGCCCCCCGCGAGCGGGACTTCGCGGCCCCGCTCCATGACGCCGAGGAGCTCCTCGGCATCATGCCGGCCGACCTGAAGCGCCCGGTGGACATGCGCGAGGTCATCGCCCGCATCGTCGACGGCTCGAATTTTCTCGCCTTCGGTGAAGGCTTCGGCCCGGCCACCGTTTGCGGCCACGCCACGATCGAGGGTCACCCCGTCGGCATCATCACCAACAACGGACCGCTCGATCCCGCAGGCGCCAACAAGGCGACGCACTTCATCCAGGCCTGCTGCCAGTCGCAGACCCCCATCCTCTACCTCAACAACACCACCGGCTTCATGGTCGGCCGTGCCTATGAGGAGGCCGGCATGATCAAGCACGGCTCCAAGATGATCCAGGCGGTGACCAACGCCACCGTGCCGCAGATCACCCTCTATTGCGGCGCCTCCTACGGAGCCGGCAATTACGGCATGTGCGGCCGCGGTTTCCATCCGCGCTTCTGCTTCTCCTGGCCCAATGCCCGCACCGCGGTCATGGGCGCCGAGCAGGCCGCCGAGACCATGGCCATCGTCACCCGCGCCGGCGCCGCGCGGCGCGGAAAGGAGGCGGACGAGGCGCAGATCGCCGCCATGAAGGCTCAGATCACCGAACTCTTCGAGAGCCAGATGGACGTCTTCACCACCTCGGCGCGCCTCCTCGACGACGGCGTCATCGATCCGCGCGACACCCGCGCCGTCCTCGCCGAAGCGCTCGCGACCTGCCGCGAGGCGGCGCGCCGGCAGACCGTGCCCATGCAGTTCTCGGTGGCGAGGCCGTGA
- a CDS encoding branched-chain amino acid ABC transporter permease, with protein MQFIQLVISGLAQGCIYGLIALGFVLIYKATETVNFAQGELLMIGGFAGLFAATTLGMPYWAVIIVAMAVTALIGFLNERIILRPILGQSAVAIVMVTIGFGYMARGLVTMIPVIGTDTHSLPVPFRGEVFRFGGLVISAEHLVIIAVTVVLCGLLAALFRYTKIGIAMQAMSQNQLAAYYMGIPVKRLSSLIWAISAAVAAIAGILLAPLTFIHANMGFIGIKAFPAAVIGGFTSLPGAIVGGLIIGIVESLAGFYLMEGFKDAAPFMVVLAMLVLKPNGLFGERLAKKV; from the coding sequence GTGCAGTTCATCCAGCTGGTGATCAGCGGGCTCGCGCAGGGGTGCATCTACGGCCTCATCGCGCTGGGCTTCGTGCTCATCTACAAGGCCACCGAGACGGTAAACTTCGCCCAGGGCGAGTTGCTGATGATCGGCGGCTTCGCCGGCCTCTTCGCCGCCACCACCCTCGGCATGCCCTACTGGGCGGTGATCATCGTCGCCATGGCGGTCACCGCCCTCATCGGCTTCCTCAACGAACGCATCATCCTCAGGCCCATTCTCGGCCAGTCGGCGGTCGCCATCGTCATGGTCACCATCGGCTTCGGCTACATGGCCCGCGGGCTCGTCACCATGATCCCGGTGATCGGCACCGACACCCACAGCCTACCCGTTCCCTTCCGCGGCGAGGTGTTCCGCTTCGGCGGGCTCGTCATCTCCGCCGAGCACCTTGTCATCATCGCCGTGACCGTCGTGCTCTGCGGCCTGCTCGCGGCGCTCTTCCGCTACACCAAGATCGGCATCGCCATGCAGGCCATGAGCCAGAACCAGCTGGCGGCCTACTACATGGGCATTCCGGTGAAGCGGCTCTCCAGCCTCATCTGGGCCATCTCGGCGGCGGTGGCGGCCATCGCCGGCATCCTTCTGGCGCCGCTCACCTTCATCCACGCCAATATGGGCTTCATCGGCATCAAGGCCTTCCCGGCCGCGGTGATCGGCGGCTTCACGTCCCTGCCCGGCGCCATCGTCGGCGGGCTCATCATCGGCATCGTGGAATCCCTCGCCGGCTTCTACCTGATGGAGGGCTTCAAGGACGCGGCGCCCTTCATGGTCGTTCTGGCCATGCTCGTGCTCAAGCCGAACGGCCTGTTCGGCGAGCGCCTGGCGAAGAAGGTCTGA
- a CDS encoding 3-keto-5-aminohexanoate cleavage protein, protein MSDKAIITCALNGVLTDPNQHSVPVTPAEMAAEARRAYDAGASVMHIHLRQQGEGKGHLPSWDPALSAEVQAAIRDACPGVVINHTSGVVGPDYAGALACIRETRPEIAACNAGSLNYLKVKADGTWAWPPMLFDNPVEKVKAYLDVMKGTGTLPEFECFDTGIVRAVAMYRDTGMTTAPLQYNFVMGVESGMPADPDLLPILLKLKAPEANWQVTAIGRAGIWALHRRCAELGGHMRTGLEDTFYRADGAKVASNGPLIEEIAGLVRATGREVAGPAEARAILRLAA, encoded by the coding sequence ATGAGCGACAAGGCCATCATCACCTGCGCCCTCAACGGCGTCCTGACCGACCCGAATCAGCATTCGGTGCCGGTGACGCCGGCCGAGATGGCGGCCGAGGCGCGGCGCGCCTATGACGCCGGCGCGTCCGTCATGCACATCCACCTGCGCCAGCAGGGCGAGGGCAAGGGCCACCTGCCCTCCTGGGACCCGGCTCTGTCAGCCGAGGTGCAGGCCGCCATCCGCGACGCCTGCCCCGGCGTCGTGATCAACCACACCTCCGGCGTTGTCGGGCCCGACTATGCCGGCGCCCTCGCCTGCATCCGCGAGACGCGCCCGGAGATCGCCGCCTGCAACGCCGGCTCGCTGAACTATCTGAAGGTCAAGGCGGACGGCACCTGGGCCTGGCCGCCCATGCTCTTCGACAACCCGGTCGAGAAGGTGAAGGCCTATCTCGACGTCATGAAGGGCACCGGCACCCTGCCGGAATTCGAGTGCTTCGACACCGGCATCGTCCGCGCCGTCGCCATGTACCGCGACACCGGGATGACCACCGCGCCGCTCCAGTACAATTTCGTCATGGGGGTCGAATCCGGCATGCCCGCCGATCCCGACCTCCTGCCCATCCTGTTGAAGCTCAAGGCGCCGGAGGCCAACTGGCAGGTCACCGCCATCGGTCGCGCCGGCATCTGGGCGCTGCACCGGCGCTGCGCCGAACTCGGCGGCCACATGCGCACCGGCCTCGAGGACACCTTCTACCGGGCCGACGGCGCCAAGGTCGCCTCCAACGGACCGCTGATCGAGGAGATCGCCGGCCTCGTCCGCGCCACCGGCCGCGAGGTCGCCGGCCCCGCCGAGGCGCGGGCCATCCTGAGGCTTGCGGCCTGA
- a CDS encoding acyl-CoA dehydrogenase family protein: MLFTAEHDEVRRSLQKLIATEINPHVDAWEAEGRFPAHDLFGKLGAAGYLGLNKPVEYGGMGLDYSYALLMAEEVGGIHCGSVPMAIGVQTDMATPALARFGSDHVKREFLAPAVAGEQVACIGVSEPGAGSDVASIKTTARSDGEDYVITGGKMWITNGAQADWICLLANTGEGPAHRNKSLICVPMKEKGVTVARTLDKLGMRASDTAQIFFDEVRVPKRNRIGEEGKGFTYQMMQFQEERLWGAAACLKPAEWIIDQTIEYTRGRQAFGRSILDNQVVHFRLAELKTEVELLRSLIYRAAEQMMAGEDMTTLASMAKLKAGRIGREISDACMQYWGGMGYMNETPVTRYYRDARLTSIAGGADEVMLSIIAKAMGTLPGMSNRQ; encoded by the coding sequence ATGCTGTTCACCGCCGAACACGACGAGGTCAGGCGCAGCCTGCAGAAGCTGATCGCCACCGAGATCAACCCGCATGTCGACGCCTGGGAGGCGGAGGGCCGCTTTCCCGCCCATGATCTGTTCGGCAAGCTCGGCGCGGCCGGCTATCTCGGGCTGAACAAGCCGGTCGAATACGGCGGCATGGGCCTCGACTATTCCTATGCCCTGCTCATGGCCGAGGAGGTGGGCGGCATCCATTGCGGCTCCGTGCCCATGGCCATCGGCGTGCAGACCGACATGGCGACGCCGGCCCTCGCCCGCTTCGGCTCCGACCACGTCAAGCGTGAGTTCCTGGCGCCCGCCGTGGCGGGCGAGCAGGTCGCCTGCATCGGCGTCTCCGAGCCCGGCGCCGGCTCGGACGTCGCCTCCATCAAGACCACGGCCCGCTCGGACGGCGAGGACTACGTCATCACCGGCGGCAAGATGTGGATCACCAACGGCGCCCAGGCCGACTGGATCTGCCTCCTCGCCAACACCGGCGAGGGACCTGCCCACCGCAACAAGTCGCTCATCTGCGTGCCGATGAAGGAGAAGGGCGTCACCGTCGCCCGCACCCTCGACAAGCTCGGTATGCGCGCCTCCGACACGGCGCAGATCTTCTTCGACGAGGTGCGCGTGCCGAAGCGCAACCGCATCGGCGAGGAAGGCAAGGGCTTCACCTACCAGATGATGCAGTTCCAGGAGGAGCGGCTCTGGGGCGCGGCGGCCTGCCTGAAGCCGGCCGAATGGATCATCGACCAGACCATCGAATACACCCGCGGCCGTCAGGCCTTCGGCCGCTCCATCCTCGACAACCAGGTGGTGCATTTCCGCCTCGCCGAGCTGAAGACGGAGGTCGAGCTGCTGCGCTCGCTCATCTACCGCGCCGCCGAGCAGATGATGGCCGGCGAGGACATGACGACGCTGGCCTCCATGGCCAAGCTGAAGGCCGGGCGCATCGGCCGCGAGATCTCCGACGCCTGCATGCAGTACTGGGGCGGCATGGGTTACATGAACGAGACGCCCGTCACCCGCTACTATCGCGACGCGCGCCTGACCTCCATCGCCGGCGGCGCCGACGAGGTCATGCTCTCCATCATCGCCAAGGCGATGGGCACCCTGCCGGGCATGAGCAACCGCCAATGA
- a CDS encoding acetyl/propionyl/methylcrotonyl-CoA carboxylase subunit alpha produces the protein MTVIPLTSPPVVATPFRRLLVANRGEIALRIFATAREMGLETVAVYSSADARSRHVHAADRAVLIGGPLPAESYLNIPAIIAAAKATGAEAIHPGYGFLAENAAFARACREAGIVFVGPSPESIEAMGDKARAKALMQAAGVPVVPGYQGDDQSDERLAAEAEAIGYPVMIKAVAGGGGRGMRLVREAARFAEALRSARSEAANAFGNGTVLLEKAIEAPRHIEIQVFGDRHGNAWHVGERDCSIQRRHQKLIEEAPSPAVSHDLRHRMGEVAVKAVKALGYEGAGTLEFLLDRDGQFYFMEMNTRLQVEHRVSELNVGRDFVRWQLMIAAGEAIAQHDARAPAFGHTIEVRLCAEDPAQDFLPQSGRFHTWPECIEPYARVDTAMAVGAEVPPYYDSMVAKVIVHESTREEARAKLMAWLDRFASLGVMTNQGFLARALAHPVFAEGRATTAFIADHGADLARPEQQGLPDAVLAAAVLHDDETPDRNRYRPRHLGPPWPIPMVLEIDGRRHTVAVQQERDGTCRLSHGGTDYVIRFDEMRPDFRKETPRCRFIHDGVADEVPYQRDGDRLFLQRGPDQVIVRDLTRAPASRAGADGSDGRILAAMNGRVVAVHVAAGESVTAGQPVVTLEAMKMEHVHASAVTGTVGEVAVTAGEQVTTGRLLAAITPTAS, from the coding sequence ATGACCGTCATCCCGCTCACGTCCCCGCCGGTCGTCGCCACCCCGTTCCGCCGGCTGCTCGTCGCCAATCGTGGCGAGATCGCCCTGCGCATCTTCGCCACAGCTCGCGAGATGGGTCTCGAGACCGTCGCCGTCTATTCGAGCGCCGATGCGCGGAGCCGGCATGTCCATGCCGCCGACCGCGCCGTGCTGATCGGTGGGCCGCTGCCCGCCGAATCCTACCTGAACATCCCCGCCATCATCGCGGCCGCCAAGGCGACCGGTGCCGAGGCCATCCATCCCGGCTACGGCTTTCTCGCCGAGAATGCCGCCTTTGCCCGCGCCTGCCGCGAGGCGGGCATCGTTTTCGTCGGGCCATCCCCTGAGTCCATCGAGGCCATGGGCGACAAGGCCCGCGCCAAGGCCCTGATGCAGGCGGCGGGCGTGCCCGTCGTGCCGGGCTACCAGGGGGACGACCAGTCCGACGAGCGCCTCGCGGCCGAGGCGGAGGCCATCGGCTATCCCGTCATGATCAAGGCGGTGGCGGGCGGCGGCGGCCGCGGCATGCGCCTGGTGCGCGAAGCCGCCCGGTTCGCCGAGGCGCTGCGCAGCGCGCGGTCGGAGGCGGCGAATGCCTTCGGCAACGGAACGGTGCTGCTCGAAAAGGCGATCGAGGCACCGCGGCACATCGAGATCCAGGTCTTCGGCGACCGCCATGGCAATGCCTGGCACGTCGGCGAGCGCGACTGCTCCATCCAGCGCCGCCATCAGAAGCTGATCGAGGAGGCTCCCTCGCCGGCCGTCTCGCATGACCTGCGCCACCGGATGGGCGAGGTTGCCGTCAAGGCGGTGAAGGCGCTCGGCTACGAGGGGGCCGGCACGCTCGAGTTCCTGCTCGACCGCGACGGCCAGTTCTACTTCATGGAGATGAACACCCGCCTGCAGGTGGAGCATCGCGTCAGCGAGCTGAATGTCGGGCGGGATTTCGTCCGGTGGCAGTTGATGATCGCCGCGGGCGAGGCGATTGCGCAGCACGACGCGCGGGCTCCGGCCTTCGGCCATACGATCGAGGTGCGCCTCTGCGCCGAGGATCCGGCGCAGGATTTCCTGCCGCAGTCGGGCCGCTTCCACACCTGGCCGGAATGTATCGAGCCCTATGCCCGGGTCGACACCGCCATGGCCGTGGGGGCGGAGGTGCCACCCTACTACGATTCCATGGTCGCCAAGGTGATCGTCCACGAGAGCACCCGCGAGGAGGCGCGCGCCAAGCTCATGGCCTGGCTGGACCGCTTCGCAAGCCTGGGGGTCATGACCAACCAGGGCTTCCTGGCGCGAGCTCTCGCGCATCCCGTCTTCGCCGAAGGCCGGGCGACCACCGCCTTCATCGCCGATCATGGCGCCGACCTCGCGCGCCCGGAACAGCAGGGCCTTCCGGATGCCGTTCTCGCGGCGGCGGTCTTGCATGATGACGAGACGCCCGACCGCAACCGCTATCGGCCCCGTCATCTCGGGCCACCATGGCCCATTCCGATGGTCCTGGAGATCGACGGCCGCCGCCACACCGTCGCCGTTCAGCAGGAGCGCGACGGCACCTGCCGCCTCAGCCATGGCGGCACCGACTACGTCATTCGCTTTGACGAGATGCGGCCGGATTTTCGCAAGGAGACGCCCCGGTGCCGGTTCATCCATGACGGCGTCGCCGACGAGGTCCCCTATCAGCGCGACGGTGATCGCCTCTTCCTCCAGCGCGGCCCCGACCAGGTCATCGTCCGCGACCTCACCCGCGCTCCGGCCAGCCGCGCCGGCGCGGATGGTTCGGATGGCCGCATCCTTGCCGCCATGAACGGGCGCGTCGTCGCCGTCCATGTCGCGGCCGGCGAGTCGGTGACGGCCGGCCAGCCCGTCGTGACGCTGGAGGCGATGAAGATGGAGCATGTCCACGCCAGCGCTGTCACCGGCACGGTCGGCGAGGTCGCCGTCACCGCAGGCGAGCAGGTCACCACCGGCCGGCTGCTCGCCGCCATCACGCCCACGGCATCCTGA
- a CDS encoding helix-turn-helix domain-containing protein codes for MPGSQPGAGRFMLVGPERVFYAGLLGRPKKRTLGAFIVFAGMEGRLRLSVAGKPDRMVEAAVMPAYCEHSIEPEHPSVVGVLVEPESVDPAALARLTAALGAMEEAALARTLRDACARLRAQRPTQGMTSAAFDTAVFGAPLQPRAVDPRILRVLAALGDRPGEGLTAADCAGLVNLSVSRFLHLFKQETGIAFRACRAWKRARHLLNFANETINMAHLALDIGYPDSTHFSHSIRRFYGLKPRAIFSGSRELEIFRGAPALSA; via the coding sequence ATGCCAGGATCGCAGCCCGGCGCCGGGCGCTTCATGCTGGTCGGACCCGAACGCGTCTTTTATGCGGGGCTCCTCGGCCGGCCGAAGAAGCGCACCCTCGGCGCCTTCATCGTCTTCGCCGGTATGGAGGGACGGCTGAGGCTTTCCGTCGCAGGAAAGCCCGACCGCATGGTCGAGGCCGCGGTGATGCCGGCCTATTGCGAACACAGCATCGAGCCGGAGCATCCGAGCGTGGTCGGCGTGCTGGTCGAGCCGGAATCGGTCGATCCCGCCGCCCTGGCGCGGCTGACGGCGGCCCTCGGTGCCATGGAGGAGGCGGCGCTGGCGCGGACCCTGCGAGACGCCTGCGCCCGCCTGCGCGCCCAGCGGCCGACCCAGGGCATGACCTCGGCCGCGTTCGACACCGCCGTCTTCGGCGCCCCCCTGCAGCCGCGCGCTGTCGATCCGCGCATCCTGCGGGTGCTGGCCGCCCTCGGCGACAGGCCGGGAGAGGGGCTCACCGCCGCCGATTGCGCCGGCCTCGTCAATCTCTCGGTGTCGCGCTTCCTGCACCTCTTCAAACAGGAGACCGGGATCGCCTTCCGCGCCTGCCGGGCCTGGAAGCGGGCCCGCCACCTGCTCAACTTCGCCAACGAGACCATCAACATGGCCCATCTGGCGCTGGACATCGGCTATCCCGACTCGACCCATTTTTCCCACTCGATCCGCCGCTTCTACGGCCTCAAACCCCGCGCCATCTTCTCGGGATCCCGCGAACTCGAGATCTTCCGCGGCGCCCCGGCGCTCTCCGCATGA
- a CDS encoding enoyl-CoA hydratase/isomerase family protein: MSDAVLTARSGHVLTITINRPDKRNAMNAEVVAGIAAGWHAAHDDPDIRVIVLTGAGDKAFCAGADLGGGQSFFQDLSKPTSDYADLLRLAQNGTKPSIARVNGTCMAGGMGLLCMTDMAVAADDVVFGLPEVKVGVFPMQVLSLLQQIVPRRLVAEWCLTGEPFTPDEARAAGLLNHVVPRGALDDKVAWLAGRLADKSPMAIRRGKYAMRAIHAMSFDEAIAFTEGQIALTAATEDAKEGIAAFQEKRKPVWR, translated from the coding sequence GTGTCAGACGCCGTCCTCACCGCAAGATCCGGCCACGTACTCACCATCACCATCAACCGGCCGGACAAGCGCAACGCCATGAACGCCGAGGTGGTCGCCGGCATCGCCGCCGGCTGGCACGCCGCTCACGACGATCCCGACATCCGGGTCATCGTCCTCACCGGCGCCGGCGATAAGGCCTTCTGCGCGGGGGCCGATCTCGGCGGCGGCCAGAGCTTCTTCCAGGACCTGTCCAAGCCGACCAGCGACTATGCCGATCTCCTGCGTCTCGCCCAGAACGGCACCAAGCCCTCCATTGCCCGCGTCAACGGCACCTGCATGGCCGGCGGCATGGGGCTCCTGTGCATGACCGACATGGCGGTGGCGGCCGACGACGTCGTCTTCGGCCTGCCGGAGGTGAAGGTCGGGGTCTTCCCCATGCAGGTGCTGAGCCTGCTGCAGCAGATCGTGCCCCGCCGACTGGTGGCGGAATGGTGCCTCACCGGCGAGCCCTTCACGCCGGATGAGGCGCGCGCCGCGGGCCTCCTCAACCACGTGGTGCCGCGGGGCGCGCTCGACGACAAGGTTGCCTGGCTCGCCGGCCGGCTGGCCGACAAGTCGCCCATGGCGATCCGCCGCGGCAAATATGCGATGCGCGCCATCCACGCCATGAGCTTCGACGAAGCGATAGCCTTCACCGAGGGCCAGATCGCGCTCACCGCCGCGACCGAGGATGCCAAGGAGGGCATCGCGGCCTTTCAGGAAAAACGGAAGCCCGTCTGGCGCTGA
- a CDS encoding branched-chain amino acid ABC transporter permease produces MRFIFKTRYEQDIELVQHGGQVFWYGLLMALLLVAPAFVSPYVLTQLSQVCIYAIVALGLMLLAGFTGQLSLGHAAFMAVGAYTQGVLVTAGVPFVVGVAAAALFAAVVGIIVGLPALRVKGLYLGIATLAFGTIIEEIIARAEHVTGGNAGLMVPPVSLFGWRFADGPSFYYLCLAFALAATLIVVNLLRSPTGRAFVAIRDSEISAQSMGVNLAFYKTLSFAISAAFAGVAGALYAHNIRFLSPDQFTVVQSIELVMMVVIGGLGSVHGAIYGAAFLIALPQVINAVKPLLPAFLAEATGLQPTVFGAVLILVVLFEPLGIYGAWLKTRAYFDLFPFYRKGMFRRQKAFQKSDRLK; encoded by the coding sequence ATGCGCTTCATCTTCAAGACGCGCTACGAGCAGGACATCGAGCTCGTCCAGCACGGCGGCCAGGTCTTCTGGTACGGCCTGCTCATGGCGCTGCTGCTCGTCGCGCCGGCCTTCGTCTCGCCCTATGTCCTGACCCAGCTCTCCCAGGTCTGCATCTACGCCATCGTCGCCCTCGGCCTCATGCTGCTCGCCGGCTTCACCGGCCAGCTCTCCCTCGGCCATGCCGCCTTCATGGCGGTGGGCGCCTATACGCAAGGGGTGCTGGTGACGGCGGGCGTGCCCTTCGTCGTCGGCGTCGCGGCGGCGGCGCTCTTCGCGGCGGTCGTCGGCATCATCGTCGGCCTGCCGGCGCTCCGGGTGAAGGGGCTCTATCTCGGCATCGCCACCCTCGCCTTCGGCACCATCATCGAGGAGATCATCGCCCGCGCCGAGCACGTCACCGGCGGCAATGCCGGTCTGATGGTGCCGCCGGTGAGCCTCTTCGGCTGGCGCTTCGCCGACGGGCCGAGCTTCTACTATCTCTGCCTCGCCTTCGCCCTCGCCGCGACGCTGATCGTCGTCAACCTGCTGCGCTCGCCCACCGGCCGCGCCTTCGTCGCCATCCGCGATTCCGAGATCTCGGCCCAGTCGATGGGCGTCAACCTCGCCTTCTACAAGACGCTGTCCTTCGCCATCTCCGCCGCCTTCGCCGGTGTCGCCGGCGCGCTCTACGCCCACAACATCCGCTTCCTCTCGCCCGACCAGTTCACCGTCGTGCAGTCGATCGAGCTGGTGATGATGGTGGTCATCGGCGGCCTCGGCTCGGTCCACGGTGCCATCTACGGCGCCGCCTTCCTCATCGCCCTGCCGCAGGTGATCAACGCGGTGAAGCCGCTGCTGCCGGCCTTCCTCGCCGAGGCCACGGGCCTTCAGCCCACCGTCTTCGGCGCGGTGCTGATCCTCGTCGTCCTCTTCGAGCCGCTCGGCATCTACGGCGCCTGGCTGAAGACGCGGGCCTATTTCGACCTCTTCCCCTTCTACCGGAAGGGCATGTTCCGCCGGCAGAAGGCCTTCCAGAAATCGGACCGGCTGAAATGA